One stretch of Amycolatopsis sp. NBC_00345 DNA includes these proteins:
- the lysX gene encoding bifunctional lysylphosphatidylglycerol synthetase/lysine--tRNA ligase LysX gives MNPASEPKPAGRWKDRAGGVVATVVQAGAVASLFLLLFNGGGDFGDRLVTLFSVLGVPVESALVIVLVLAALGAALRARKRAALLTLVWFQVGSAVLSLLWITVLVTDPGEALDVDDYPDVSGQVIWNAGATVISAVLIGFLLALRPVFPARLARGAWWRGLTVLVGGLAAVIVLGFLVTEVVPGTLRGTGDQLAWVANHTTGGLFQLRWIGAGPGWLDGTLDALAAFAGVAALVVFFRGVRSSRMRTDAEELRLRKLLAEHGEDDSLGYFATRRDKSVVFAPSGRAAVTYRVLAGTTVASADPIGDPEAWPDAVRAWLDEARVYGWTPGVLGASEQGAKVYAAAGLKALEIGDEAVLDVRDFSLAGPDRRSVRQAVKRIERAGYTAQVRRHSEIPAGEMAVLRNQAQRWRGDETERGFSMALGRLGDPSDGRSVMVEAYDARGELRGLLSFVPWGRRGLSLDLMRRDRDAENGLNEYLIAEVVAAGQQLGAQRISLNFAMFRAVFAAGERIGAGPVLRLWRAILSRASRFFQLESLYRSNAKYGPDWEPRFLCYSSARKLPRVSIVAGALEGFLPTGTSRRALRLETVSGEFVAQAKEIDENAAQLVSKAARRPEQVRVRIAKLDKLRAAGIDPYPVGFERADVLGDVVKKFSGLAPDSRTGHRVRIAGRVIALRNLGGLCFARVRDFSGELQLMLDARELDLSGWRGGIDLGDHVGVSGQVVTSRRGELSVLVDEWTVTAKCLHPLPDKRKGLTDPETRVRQRYLDLAVNPESAQMLRLRSTVVRAVRERLHQGDYLEVETPMLQTVHGGANARPFVTHINAYDMRMYLRIAPELYLKRLCVAGVERVFELNRNFRNEGVDATHNPEFTMLEAYQAYGDYNSMRVLTRELIQYAAEAAYGAQVVRRPDADGNLVEIDISGDWPVVSVHDAVSAALGEQVDASTPVDVLRRLCAKAGIEATEDASAGDLVLKAHEHFVEPSTVLPTFYTDYPTEVSPLTRQHRVDPRLAERWDLIAFGSEVGTAYTELTDPIEQRRRLEAQSLLAASGDVEAMELDEDFLQALEHGMPPTGGLGIGIDRLLMLLTGTSIRQTVLFPFVRPHA, from the coding sequence GTGAACCCCGCGTCGGAACCGAAGCCCGCTGGCCGCTGGAAGGACCGGGCCGGCGGCGTGGTGGCCACGGTCGTGCAGGCCGGCGCGGTCGCCTCGCTGTTCTTGTTGCTGTTCAACGGAGGCGGTGACTTCGGCGATCGACTGGTGACCCTGTTCTCGGTGCTCGGTGTGCCGGTCGAGAGCGCGCTGGTGATCGTGCTGGTGCTCGCCGCGCTGGGTGCGGCGCTGCGGGCGCGCAAACGCGCCGCGTTGCTCACGCTGGTCTGGTTCCAGGTCGGTTCCGCGGTGCTGTCCCTGCTGTGGATCACCGTGCTGGTCACCGATCCCGGCGAGGCGCTCGACGTGGACGACTATCCGGACGTGTCCGGCCAGGTGATCTGGAACGCCGGCGCCACGGTGATCTCGGCCGTCCTGATCGGTTTCCTCCTGGCGTTGCGGCCGGTCTTCCCGGCGCGGCTGGCCCGCGGCGCGTGGTGGCGGGGCCTGACGGTGCTGGTGGGCGGGCTGGCCGCGGTGATCGTCCTCGGCTTCCTGGTGACCGAGGTGGTCCCCGGAACGCTGCGCGGCACCGGGGACCAGCTCGCGTGGGTGGCCAACCACACGACCGGCGGGCTGTTCCAGCTGCGCTGGATCGGCGCCGGGCCGGGCTGGCTCGACGGGACGCTCGACGCGCTGGCGGCGTTCGCCGGCGTGGCCGCGCTGGTCGTCTTCTTCCGCGGGGTGCGCTCCAGTCGCATGAGGACGGACGCCGAAGAGCTGCGCCTGCGCAAGCTGCTCGCCGAACACGGCGAAGACGACTCCCTCGGCTACTTCGCCACCCGCCGGGACAAGAGCGTGGTCTTCGCGCCGTCCGGCCGGGCCGCCGTGACCTACCGCGTGCTCGCGGGCACCACCGTCGCCAGCGCGGACCCCATCGGCGACCCCGAGGCGTGGCCGGACGCCGTGCGCGCGTGGCTCGACGAAGCGCGGGTCTACGGCTGGACCCCGGGCGTGCTCGGGGCGAGCGAACAGGGCGCGAAGGTGTACGCCGCGGCGGGGTTGAAGGCGCTGGAGATCGGCGACGAGGCCGTGCTCGACGTCCGCGACTTCAGCCTCGCCGGGCCGGACCGGCGTTCGGTCCGCCAGGCGGTCAAACGGATCGAGCGCGCCGGCTACACCGCGCAGGTCCGCAGGCACAGCGAGATCCCCGCCGGCGAGATGGCGGTGCTGCGGAACCAGGCGCAACGGTGGCGCGGCGACGAGACCGAGCGCGGCTTTTCGATGGCGCTGGGCCGGCTCGGCGATCCCAGTGACGGCCGAAGCGTCATGGTCGAGGCGTACGACGCGCGTGGCGAGCTGCGCGGTCTCCTCTCATTCGTGCCGTGGGGCCGGCGCGGGCTTTCGCTCGACCTGATGCGCCGGGACCGCGACGCCGAGAACGGGCTCAACGAGTACCTGATCGCGGAGGTCGTCGCGGCCGGCCAACAGCTTGGCGCGCAACGGATTTCGCTGAACTTCGCGATGTTCCGCGCGGTGTTCGCCGCGGGTGAGCGGATCGGCGCCGGGCCCGTGCTGCGGTTGTGGCGCGCGATCCTGAGCCGGGCGTCGCGGTTCTTCCAGCTGGAGTCGCTGTACCGGTCCAACGCGAAGTACGGCCCCGATTGGGAGCCCCGGTTCCTCTGCTACTCCTCCGCGCGGAAACTGCCGCGGGTCAGCATCGTGGCCGGTGCGCTCGAAGGGTTCCTGCCCACTGGCACTTCCCGGCGGGCGCTGCGGCTGGAGACGGTGTCCGGCGAGTTCGTCGCCCAGGCCAAGGAAATCGACGAGAACGCCGCCCAGCTCGTCTCGAAGGCAGCCCGGCGGCCGGAGCAGGTGCGTGTCCGGATCGCCAAGCTGGACAAGCTGCGCGCGGCCGGGATCGACCCGTACCCGGTCGGCTTCGAGCGGGCGGACGTGCTCGGCGACGTGGTGAAGAAGTTCAGCGGCCTCGCGCCGGACTCGCGCACGGGCCACCGCGTCCGGATCGCGGGCCGGGTGATCGCCCTGCGGAACCTCGGGGGGCTGTGCTTCGCCAGGGTTCGCGACTTCTCAGGCGAGCTGCAGCTGATGCTCGACGCACGCGAGCTCGACCTGTCCGGCTGGCGCGGTGGTATTGACCTCGGTGATCACGTCGGTGTGAGTGGTCAGGTGGTGACGTCGCGGCGTGGTGAGTTGTCGGTGCTGGTGGATGAGTGGACGGTGACGGCGAAGTGTCTGCATCCGTTGCCGGACAAGCGGAAGGGGCTGACGGATCCGGAGACGCGGGTGCGGCAGCGTTATCTCGACCTGGCGGTGAATCCGGAGTCGGCGCAGATGTTGCGGTTGCGGTCCACTGTGGTCCGGGCGGTGCGTGAGCGGTTGCATCAGGGTGATTATCTCGAGGTCGAGACGCCGATGTTGCAGACTGTCCACGGTGGAGCGAACGCGCGGCCGTTCGTCACGCACATCAATGCGTATGACATGCGGATGTATCTGCGGATCGCGCCGGAGCTGTATCTGAAGCGGCTGTGTGTGGCGGGGGTGGAGCGGGTTTTCGAGCTGAACCGGAACTTCCGCAACGAGGGCGTGGACGCCACACACAACCCCGAGTTCACCATGCTCGAGGCGTACCAGGCGTACGGCGACTACAACTCGATGCGCGTGCTGACCCGCGAGCTGATCCAGTATGCCGCCGAAGCCGCGTACGGCGCCCAGGTTGTGCGGCGACCGGACGCGGACGGGAACCTCGTCGAGATCGACATCTCCGGTGACTGGCCGGTGGTTTCCGTGCACGACGCGGTTTCCGCCGCGTTGGGCGAGCAGGTCGACGCCTCGACGCCGGTGGACGTCCTTCGGCGGTTGTGCGCCAAAGCGGGAATCGAAGCCACCGAGGACGCCAGTGCCGGGGACCTGGTTCTTAAGGCCCACGAGCACTTCGTCGAGCCGAGCACGGTCCTGCCGACGTTCTACACCGACTACCCGACCGAGGTTTCGCCGCTGACCCGGCAGCACCGCGTGGATCCCCGGCTGGCCGAGCGGTGGGACCTGATCGCGTTCGGCTCGGAGGTCGGCACCGCGTACACGGAGCTGACCGACCCGATCGAACAGCGCCGCCGGCTGGAGGCTCAGTCGTTGCTGGCCGCGAGCGGCGACGTCGAGGCGATGGAACTGGACGAGGACTTCCTGCAGGCGCTGGAACACGGCATGCCGCCGACCGGTGGCCTCGGGATCGGCATCGACCGGCTGCTGATGCTCCTCACCGGGACCTCGATCCGGCAGACGGTGCTGTTCCCGTTCGTCCGCCCGCACGCCTGA
- a CDS encoding response regulator transcription factor, producing the protein MIRVVVVDDEALVRSGFRLILNAAADIEVVATATGAEAVREITVGKPDVVLLDVRMPDVDGLTILREVRALANPPVVAMLTTFDSDEYIAAALRSGAAGFLLKDTDPEQLAHLVRTLAGGGVVLSPKVTRSVVDRYLDSGAGSPTSARIDKLSNREREILIQLAEGLSNNDIAAGVHLSVGTVKDHVSAIFTKLKVSTRVQAALLAQQAGLLAPREDR; encoded by the coding sequence GTGATCAGGGTAGTCGTGGTGGATGACGAAGCGCTGGTCCGCTCAGGCTTCCGGCTGATCCTCAACGCCGCCGCCGACATCGAGGTCGTGGCCACCGCGACCGGCGCGGAGGCAGTGCGCGAGATCACCGTGGGAAAGCCGGACGTCGTGCTGCTGGACGTGCGGATGCCCGACGTCGACGGGCTGACCATCCTGCGTGAGGTCCGCGCGCTGGCGAATCCGCCGGTCGTGGCCATGCTGACCACGTTCGACTCCGACGAGTACATCGCGGCCGCGCTGCGCTCGGGCGCGGCCGGGTTCCTGCTCAAGGACACCGATCCCGAACAGCTCGCCCACCTCGTGCGGACGCTCGCCGGCGGCGGTGTGGTGCTGTCGCCCAAAGTCACCCGATCGGTGGTGGACCGGTACCTCGACAGCGGAGCCGGCTCGCCGACGTCGGCCCGGATCGACAAGCTCAGCAACCGCGAGCGCGAGATCCTGATCCAGCTCGCCGAGGGACTGTCCAACAACGACATCGCCGCCGGGGTCCACCTGAGCGTCGGCACGGTCAAGGACCACGTCAGCGCGATCTTCACCAAGCTGAAAGTGTCCACGCGGGTGCAGGCCGCGCTGCTCGCCCAGCAGGCCGGGCTGCTGGCCCCGCGCGAAGATCGATGA
- a CDS encoding RNA polymerase sigma factor, which translates to MIEEPAGDGLATWDGSARPDLSGASPGRDFEELFMRHAGELYRYLSRWVGPAADDLVADTFVAALKSRMTYDPERATARAWLFGISTNLLRTHLRSRSRENTATDRLVSFMVTEVESHERRVVEQIDAEDDVRALATAVSALSQDDRDVLLLTSWARLDSNEVAAALEIPVGTVRSRLHRVRRSLRIRSGWGTGR; encoded by the coding sequence ATGATCGAGGAGCCGGCCGGCGACGGGCTGGCCACCTGGGACGGATCCGCCCGCCCGGACCTGTCGGGTGCTTCGCCGGGCCGGGATTTCGAAGAGCTGTTCATGCGGCACGCCGGGGAGCTGTACCGCTACCTGTCGAGATGGGTCGGGCCGGCGGCCGACGACCTGGTCGCCGACACCTTCGTGGCCGCGCTGAAGAGCCGGATGACCTACGACCCGGAGCGGGCCACCGCGCGCGCTTGGCTGTTCGGGATCTCCACCAACCTGCTGCGCACGCACTTGCGAAGCAGAAGCCGGGAGAACACCGCGACGGACCGGCTGGTGTCGTTCATGGTCACCGAGGTCGAAAGCCACGAGCGGCGGGTGGTGGAGCAGATCGACGCGGAGGACGACGTGCGCGCGCTCGCCACCGCGGTTTCGGCGCTCAGCCAGGACGACCGGGACGTGCTCCTGCTGACCTCGTGGGCCCGGCTCGATTCGAACGAAGTCGCCGCGGCACTGGAGATCCCGGTCGGCACCGTGCGTTCACGGCTGCACCGGGTCCGCCGTTCGCTGCGCATCCGGAGTGGCTGGGGGACCGGCCGATGA
- a CDS encoding aldo/keto reductase: protein MTQLNMFRTLGRSGLRVSPVTLGTMIFGDAKSGADEGTSAAILDRYLDAGGNVLDTANAYLAGRSEEVIGAYLAKRPGKRDRLVLASKFAGNLFPGDPNGGGAGRKAILDQVEASLRRLRTGYLDLYWQHNWDRHTPLEETISTLDDLVRAGKIRYVGLSDTPAWAVARMATIAQLRGWANVAAIQVEYNLLQRTVEGELWGVARELGLGVTPWSPLASGVLTGKYTRENTSPEGSGRTWHAARRMKEETFVVLDVLRRVSDELGASMAAVALAWVRQQREVTSTIFGARTVAQLDANLDSLEVAIPDEQLAELDAVSRPQLDFPADLLRDVAPRYQQAGATINGVESSVFSTD from the coding sequence GTGACGCAGCTGAACATGTTCCGCACCTTGGGCCGCTCCGGTCTGCGGGTCAGCCCGGTCACGCTGGGCACGATGATCTTCGGCGACGCCAAGTCCGGCGCCGACGAGGGGACCTCGGCCGCGATCCTCGACCGGTACCTCGACGCCGGCGGGAACGTCCTGGACACCGCGAACGCCTATCTCGCCGGCCGGTCCGAGGAGGTCATCGGCGCGTACCTGGCCAAGCGCCCGGGCAAACGGGACCGGCTGGTGCTCGCGAGCAAGTTCGCGGGCAACCTGTTCCCCGGCGACCCCAACGGCGGCGGCGCGGGCCGCAAGGCGATCCTCGACCAGGTCGAAGCGTCACTGCGCCGGCTGCGCACCGGCTACCTCGACCTGTACTGGCAGCACAACTGGGATCGGCACACCCCGCTCGAGGAGACGATCTCGACCCTCGACGACCTGGTCCGGGCCGGGAAGATCCGCTACGTCGGGCTGTCCGACACCCCGGCGTGGGCGGTGGCCCGGATGGCGACCATCGCGCAGCTGCGGGGCTGGGCGAACGTGGCCGCCATCCAGGTCGAGTACAACCTCCTGCAGCGCACCGTGGAAGGCGAGCTCTGGGGCGTCGCCCGGGAACTCGGCCTCGGGGTCACGCCGTGGAGCCCGCTGGCCAGCGGGGTGCTCACCGGGAAGTACACCCGCGAGAACACCTCGCCCGAAGGCTCGGGCCGAACCTGGCACGCGGCGCGGCGGATGAAGGAGGAGACCTTCGTCGTCCTCGACGTGCTCCGGCGGGTCAGCGACGAGCTGGGGGCCTCCATGGCCGCCGTCGCGCTGGCCTGGGTCCGCCAGCAGCGCGAGGTGACGTCGACCATCTTCGGCGCCCGCACCGTCGCGCAGCTCGACGCGAACCTCGACTCGCTGGAGGTGGCCATCCCGGACGAGCAGCTCGCGGAACTGGACGCGGTCAGCCGGCCACAGCTCGACTTCCCGGCCGATCTCCTGCGGGACGTCGCGCCCCGCTATCAGCAGGCCGGGGCCACGATCAACGGCGTCGAGTCCAGCGTGTTCAGCACCGACTGA
- a CDS encoding cation:proton antiporter domain-containing protein, which produces MVAPVFIFALTLAGSHTQANTPVEALQTAVPAAVLAVVVGVLVGGLSALAMNKATAHHWATEHSTRVATVAIPLLTYGIAIAVGGNGFVAAFLCGIAYKAARKHSTEAEFVLVDDVSALCGLAMWFVFGLAALLLLDFGVTWGAIVVAAVALTVARAGPVLAVLLGSDLKWRDRMTISFLAPRGAASIVFGLLAFNSLDNEAADLALAIMVMTVLGSVLVHGVGTSVLTNRKRR; this is translated from the coding sequence ATCGTCGCCCCGGTGTTCATCTTCGCGCTCACCCTGGCCGGCAGCCACACCCAGGCGAACACCCCCGTCGAAGCGCTGCAGACCGCGGTTCCCGCGGCCGTGCTGGCCGTGGTCGTCGGCGTGCTGGTCGGCGGGCTGTCCGCGCTGGCCATGAACAAGGCGACCGCGCACCACTGGGCCACGGAACACTCCACCCGGGTCGCGACCGTCGCCATCCCGCTGCTGACCTACGGCATCGCGATCGCCGTCGGCGGAAACGGCTTCGTCGCGGCGTTCCTTTGTGGAATCGCGTACAAAGCCGCTCGTAAACACTCCACCGAAGCCGAGTTCGTCCTGGTCGACGACGTCAGCGCGTTGTGCGGCCTGGCGATGTGGTTCGTGTTCGGCCTCGCCGCGCTCCTCCTGCTCGACTTCGGCGTGACCTGGGGCGCGATCGTCGTCGCGGCGGTCGCGCTCACCGTCGCCAGGGCCGGGCCGGTCCTCGCCGTCCTGCTCGGCTCGGACCTGAAGTGGCGGGACCGGATGACCATCAGCTTCCTCGCCCCGCGCGGCGCCGCGTCCATTGTGTTCGGTCTGCTGGCGTTCAACTCGCTCGACAACGAAGCCGCGGACCTCGCGCTGGCCATCATGGTCATGACGGTGCTGGGCAGTGTCCTCGTCCACGGTGTCGGCACGTCGGTGCTCACCAATCGGAAACGCCGGTAG
- a CDS encoding CU044_5270 family protein produces MTEEGARVHSILTDDGLDASLAALCPELPFTDDVRARIRARAGLPVQEEPEAQRARPRKRWFAVAAAAAVIAVAGLAVKPLLGDDFVPAASAAAAQDLEHAATTAEGDPDLVPGPGEYLYVGVRDASLSSAFTYTGKPLTAIVDTSTQVWIPADRQQEWMRRSKTDEPKRWLVGSADLARREGDNGMLDPKTFAPSEVRAACGDFPGWNGEAGATGPAVATEIGPGCDGDSGDWGHVTPGFLAGLPTDPQRLYDRMLADIGSHDPSQVLGLATAVLRSGQADRELRTSLYRALMLVPGLDITDGEANLAGQTGVGLGVVQGTLRSEIVLDPATGRYLGDREVLQTPGTGVWQGLPAGTVVSSSAVTTAVVRGLGSGPR; encoded by the coding sequence ATGACCGAAGAAGGAGCACGTGTGCACTCGATCCTGACCGACGACGGACTCGACGCGTCGCTGGCGGCGCTCTGCCCGGAACTGCCGTTCACCGACGACGTCCGGGCCCGGATCCGCGCGCGGGCCGGGCTGCCGGTGCAGGAGGAGCCGGAGGCTCAGCGGGCCAGGCCGCGTAAGCGCTGGTTCGCCGTTGCGGCGGCCGCGGCCGTCATCGCGGTGGCGGGGCTGGCGGTCAAGCCGCTGCTCGGTGACGACTTCGTGCCGGCCGCGAGTGCCGCCGCCGCGCAGGATCTCGAACACGCCGCGACGACGGCCGAAGGCGATCCGGACCTCGTGCCGGGACCGGGCGAGTACCTGTACGTCGGCGTCCGGGACGCGAGCCTGAGCAGCGCGTTCACCTACACCGGCAAGCCACTGACCGCCATTGTCGACACGTCGACCCAGGTGTGGATCCCCGCGGACCGGCAGCAGGAGTGGATGCGGCGGAGCAAGACGGACGAGCCGAAGCGGTGGCTGGTCGGCTCGGCGGACCTCGCCCGGCGCGAAGGCGACAACGGGATGCTGGACCCGAAGACGTTCGCGCCGAGCGAGGTCCGCGCGGCCTGCGGCGACTTCCCCGGGTGGAACGGGGAGGCCGGCGCCACCGGGCCGGCCGTGGCGACCGAGATCGGCCCGGGCTGCGACGGGGACTCCGGCGACTGGGGCCATGTGACGCCGGGGTTCCTGGCCGGCCTGCCCACCGACCCGCAGCGGCTCTACGACCGGATGCTCGCCGACATCGGGTCGCACGATCCGAGCCAGGTGCTCGGCCTCGCCACCGCCGTGCTGCGTTCGGGCCAGGCCGACCGTGAGCTGCGCACGAGCCTGTACCGGGCGCTCATGCTCGTGCCCGGCCTGGACATCACCGACGGCGAGGCGAACCTCGCCGGGCAGACCGGCGTCGGGCTCGGCGTCGTCCAGGGCACCCTGCGCAGCGAGATCGTGCTCGACCCCGCGACCGGCCGGTACCTGGGTGACCGCGAGGTCCTCCAGACGCCGGGAACCGGGGTGTGGCAAGGACTTCCGGCGGGCACGGTGGTCAGCTCGTCGGCGGTGACCACCGCGGTCGTGCGGGGCCTCGGCTCCGGGCCCCGATGA
- a CDS encoding MarR family winged helix-turn-helix transcriptional regulator, which yields MPNSSERAAIKQVGDEFFILSHLLRKYMDTAMTESGVPLARSKLLKLLAEHGPSRVTDLAAYSHTAVRSATQAVDALERDGLAVRQPDPGDRRASLVTITDAGRIAFRASRKPFMAAYEQVFGSLSADERAAFLATLAKLRAAAG from the coding sequence ATGCCGAACTCGAGCGAACGAGCCGCGATCAAGCAGGTCGGGGACGAGTTCTTCATCCTGTCCCACCTCCTGCGGAAGTACATGGACACCGCGATGACGGAGTCCGGCGTGCCGCTCGCGCGCAGCAAGCTGCTCAAGCTCCTGGCGGAGCACGGGCCGAGCCGGGTCACCGACCTCGCCGCGTATTCGCACACCGCGGTGCGGTCGGCCACCCAGGCCGTTGACGCTTTGGAGCGCGACGGACTGGCGGTGCGGCAACCGGACCCCGGCGACCGGCGCGCCAGCCTGGTCACCATCACCGACGCGGGCCGGATCGCGTTCCGGGCCTCCCGGAAGCCGTTCATGGCCGCGTACGAGCAGGTGTTCGGGAGCCTTTCGGCCGACGAGCGGGCGGCGTTCCTGGCGACGTTGGCGAAGCTGCGCGCCGCGGCCGGGTGA
- a CDS encoding DUF3040 domain-containing protein: MRRHERRQLREIERALLATDHAWARSVFGELSGPERRRRTAARVTADLAAVTVLAIGAFTVSMPTLFAGTVLANIALCCHLGGATGRSPMPPPA, from the coding sequence ATGCGACGGCACGAGCGCCGGCAGCTCAGGGAGATCGAACGGGCCCTCCTGGCCACGGACCACGCCTGGGCGCGGTCCGTGTTCGGGGAGCTGTCCGGGCCGGAGCGGCGACGGCGGACCGCGGCGCGGGTGACGGCCGACCTGGCCGCGGTCACCGTGCTGGCGATCGGCGCGTTCACGGTGTCGATGCCGACGCTGTTCGCCGGGACAGTACTGGCCAACATCGCGCTGTGTTGCCACCTGGGCGGCGCCACCGGCCGGTCGCCGATGCCGCCGCCTGCCTAG
- a CDS encoding cation:proton antiporter domain-containing protein, with translation MIPSVIAATVVVLLWSLTAGRLEKWRVSAPMAMVAAGLAIGFTTRNVLGGGLNTEIAQHIAELILALLLFVDATAVKGGYLGHDGRTVIRLLFVALPLSILITMGVGLLVLPGLGWAAALLIACIIMPTDFAPATSVVRDARIPERIRHVLNVESGYCAVRY, from the coding sequence GTGATCCCCAGCGTGATCGCCGCGACGGTGGTCGTGCTGCTGTGGTCGCTGACCGCCGGACGGCTGGAGAAGTGGCGCGTCAGCGCGCCGATGGCGATGGTCGCCGCCGGACTGGCCATCGGCTTCACCACCCGCAACGTGCTCGGCGGCGGCCTCAACACCGAGATCGCCCAGCACATCGCCGAACTCATCCTCGCGCTGCTGCTGTTCGTCGATGCCACGGCGGTCAAAGGGGGCTACCTCGGGCACGACGGCCGCACCGTCATCCGGCTCCTGTTCGTGGCGCTGCCGCTGTCGATCCTGATCACCATGGGCGTGGGCCTGCTGGTGCTGCCGGGCCTGGGGTGGGCGGCGGCGCTGCTGATCGCCTGCATCATCATGCCGACCGACTTCGCCCCGGCGACGTCGGTGGTGCGGGACGCCCGCATCCCCGAACGCATCCGGCACGTCCTGAACGTCGAGAGCGGCTACTGCGCCGTTCGTTACTAA
- a CDS encoding sensor histidine kinase — protein MTPRLPAALAADGALVALALLDVWLNLDYTDDLGLVCAVVAAVALVVRRRYPYVVFALTMPALFIGPTVIAALIALYTVAVHARDRRVVIGCAVIVAIGCAFPWPPSGVGDETRSTVLLDVLYATMAAAAPALLGILTRTRSELSERLDEIERAREHERVLIEQTTLARERTQLAREMHDVVSHQVSLIAVSAGALQVGAPDSETKEAASTIRALSVNTLDELRHMVTLLRASGSQPTELTPQPTLAELERLIATSGVDAELRGDLPGDISAPLQRAIYRTVQESLTNVRKHAPGATVVIHIGQTGTTLTVEITNGPPTRTIVPLPSAQHGLIGLRERAELLGGTLDAGPTPGGGFALRLRVPANAG, from the coding sequence ATGACCCCGCGCCTGCCGGCCGCGCTGGCGGCCGATGGCGCCCTCGTCGCGCTTGCCCTGCTCGACGTGTGGCTCAACCTCGACTACACCGATGACCTCGGGCTCGTGTGCGCCGTGGTGGCGGCCGTGGCCCTTGTCGTGCGCCGGCGTTACCCGTACGTGGTGTTCGCGCTGACCATGCCCGCGCTGTTCATCGGGCCGACGGTCATCGCGGCGCTCATCGCCCTCTACACGGTCGCCGTGCACGCCCGCGACCGTCGGGTGGTCATCGGGTGCGCGGTGATCGTGGCCATCGGCTGCGCCTTTCCGTGGCCGCCGTCCGGCGTCGGCGACGAGACCCGCTCAACGGTCCTGCTCGACGTGCTGTACGCGACGATGGCCGCCGCCGCACCGGCGTTGCTGGGGATCCTGACCAGGACGCGCAGCGAACTGTCCGAGCGGCTCGACGAGATCGAGCGGGCCCGTGAGCACGAGCGGGTGCTGATCGAGCAGACGACGCTGGCCCGGGAGCGCACGCAGTTGGCCAGGGAGATGCACGACGTCGTTTCGCATCAGGTGAGCTTGATCGCGGTCAGCGCGGGTGCGTTGCAGGTTGGTGCGCCGGATTCGGAGACGAAAGAAGCGGCGTCGACGATTCGCGCGTTGAGCGTCAACACGCTGGACGAGTTGCGGCACATGGTGACGCTGCTTCGGGCTTCAGGCAGCCAGCCGACCGAATTGACGCCCCAGCCCACCCTCGCCGAGCTGGAACGGCTCATCGCCACCAGCGGAGTCGACGCCGAGCTGCGGGGCGACCTCCCCGGCGACATCAGCGCGCCCCTGCAACGCGCGATCTACCGCACCGTCCAGGAATCGCTCACGAACGTCCGCAAGCACGCGCCCGGCGCGACCGTGGTGATCCACATCGGACAGACCGGCACCACACTGACCGTCGAGATCACCAACGGGCCGCCGACCCGCACCATCGTGCCGCTGCCGAGCGCGCAGCACGGGCTGATCGGCCTGCGTGAACGCGCGGAGCTGCTCGGCGGCACGCTGGACGCCGGGCCCACTCCCGGCGGCGGTTTCGCCCTGCGCCTGCGGGTCCCCGCCAACGCCGGCTGA